The sequence AGTTTTGCAATGGCCCAGGACAAGGAAATGCCAGAAATGCTCGGTTCCCTGCACGAGAAGCATGCCAGCCCGCACGTGGGGGTATGGGTCCTTGTGGTTGTGTCCGCCGTTCTCGGAAGCATCGGCGTTCTGAATGTCACGGCCTTAACGGGTATCACACTGGCTTCGAACATCGGCACGTTTGCCCTCTACGCTCTCATCTGTGGTCTGACCTTCGTGACGTTTGTCGGACGGGAAGAATTCCACAGTGTGAAGCATGCGATCATTCCTTTCCTTGGCCTGATCGGGAACATCGGATTGCTCATCGGCGTTGTCTTTATCGGATTAACGACACCTGGAGTTTCCGAAGATGCCACAAAAATGGCTCTCTATATTACCGGCGGATGGGGTGTTGTCAGCGTCGTCTATCTTGTATGGAACAGCAAGAAGATCGGCAAAGCGATCGTTCCAGCGACCACCGGATCATAACGGATAAATGTGGACAGCATTTTAGCAGCGATGCGGAGGGAGGAAAATGTCATTGCGTTTTCCTCCCTCCTAGTTTGTACCAGGAGTATGAATGACGGATTCTGAGATCGTCGAGATAGAATCGTACAGCTACACGCACATGGGAAATGTCCGCGAGGATAATCAGGATGCGGTTCGTCTTTGTGATCCCGTCGACAACCTTACATTCACCGACGGGCATTTATACGGCATTGCGGATGGCATGGGGGGCTATGCTCACGGGGGAGTTGCGAGTGCATTGGCGCTCGAAACTTTTTTCGAAACATTTTATGCAGCGAACGGGGTTCCCCCATCTCAAAAACTCCGTGTAGGAGTTCAAAATGCGAACTTGAGCGTCTATCAGACCGCCCAGCGTCTCGGTGCCGGCCGGATGGGGACCACGTTAACCGCAGTTAATATCGTGGGGAATAAATTACATATCGCACACATCGGCGACAGCCGCGCCTATCTGATCCGCGAGCAAAAGTCGAAATGTCTGACGAACGACCATACACGCGTGGGAGAGCTGGTAAGAATGAAAGTCCTCTCACCGGAAAAAGTGCGAACGCACAGCCAGCGGTCAATGCTGGATAAATGCCTTGGCATGGAGTTGTTTGTGCAGCCTGACATATTTCAAGTCCAGGCGAAGCCGGGCGATATCATCGTTCTTTGTTCGGACGGAGTGTGGGCGACGATTCAGGATGATGAATTTGCTGATATTATTTCACAGTCCAAAGACCGTGAACATATTTGCAAGAAGATCGTCGATCTCGCCATGGAACGAGGAAGTGACGATAACCTTTCGATGATTCTTCTGTATCTTCACCGGCTCGCGCCGTCTAAAGCGGAGGATGAGAAGAGTTCATTTTGGACTTTGCCCCAGGCCATTCGGCGGTTGTTTAAATGACCGGGTCACAAAGGATGCGGAGCATCAATCAATACAAACTCAACAACGGCCGGTGGGAGAGAATTGCATTTGTAGGGAATCTTTGGTATAATCTCCTGCTCGCAAGCCATACGTTGGAAAAATCACCGAACTATCAGCAGAAAATACATGGCGCTGACGATGGACGAGGCGTCAAAACGTCCTCCGCCGGTGCCAAAACTTGCGAGAGCTTTTATGGCTAGAATATCAATGCTTCAGATCGGCGATCAGTTCGACCATTTTCAAATTCAGGCCCACATTGCTCAAGGCGGAATGAGCGACATTTACCGCGCTTTTGATCTGCTGACGAGTAAGGAAGTCGTCCTGAAGATTCCTGATAAGATGTCGATCGGCGATCCAGCCCAGTATGAACGATTCCAGCGTGAGCTTGAGGTGATGCGAACGCTGCAGCATCCTGCAATTCTCAAAGGGTTGGGATCGGGCCGGTTTAACAGTACGCCTTACCTTGTGACAGAGCTGATTGAGGGGGAATCGATGCGGTCGCTTGTCGCAAGGGCAGCGCCCATGCCGCCAGCCGAAGCGGTCGGGCTGATCAGAAAGATTGCTGATGGAATCGCTCATTGTCACGATAATCAGATCATTCATCGGGACATCAAGCCGGAGAATATTTTGATCACCGCCGCAGGTCAGCCGGTCGTGCTCGATTTTGGCCTCGCGCTGACGAAAAAATCTTTCAGGGTCACGTACGCGAACTTGAGCAGCACTGCCGGAACCCCTGATTACATGGCCCCGGAACAGATCGAAGGGCAGCGGGGGGACGTTCGCACCGATATTTATGCGGTTGGAACAATGCTTTTCGAGTTGCTGACGGGGAGAACGCCGTACAGCGGAGATTCAAATCTTGCTGTCATGGCGCAGCATCTGAGCGGCAATATTCCGCGGCTGGATAAAATTCAATCCGGCATTTCGCCTCAACTGGCTGCGGTCGTTGCAAAAAGTCTCCAACGGGAGCCGAAGGATCGCTACAGCGACATGCACCAGTTCGTTCACGACCTTGACAATCTTGAACAGGTTGATATTTCCATCCTTGATCGCGTAAAAGCTCCCTCGAGAACGCGGGCCTTCTTGCGTTCGCCGGTTGCACGAACAATTGTTTCCACGGTGATACTCATTGGTGTCATCGTGATCCTCGCATTCGTACTTAAATCGATGCACTAATGCCTCCATCCGCTAACGATAATGCCATTGACCGCGTTCTAGCGGTTGCCAAAGAACGCGATGTCAGATTCGTTGACCTGCAATTCACCGACGTTGCAGGCTCTGTGAAGAATATCACTGTTCCCATTTCGGAACTTCCTTCAGCGCTCAACCACGGGATCTGGTTCGACGGCTCCTCGATCGAGGGCTTCGCCCGGATTGCGGAGAGCGATATGTATCTGATCCCCGACCCGTCGACGTTCGCCGTGCTGCCGTGGCTCAGCGGCACCGAGACGACAGCGCGTCTCATTTGCAATGTTCATACTCCCGACGGCAATCAGTTTCTCGGCGATCCGCGGGCGGTCCTTTCCCGCGTGCTCGACGAAGCGAACAAAATGGGGTTCGTCTATCATACCGGACCTGAGCTGGAATTCTTTCTGCTGAAGCCCAATCCGGACGGCAGTGTCATTCCCCCTCGCCCGCAGGACAGCGCAAGCTATTTCGACCAGCCGACGGATATGGTGGCAACGGGATTATGGCGGCAGATGAGCAGCATGCTTTCCGCATTCGGCATCGAGACCGAGGCGATGCACCATGAAGTTTCGACGGGCCAGCATGAGATAGATTTTCGATACTCCCATGCGCTGAAGACCGCCGATAATGCCGTCACGTTCCGCGCGATGCTTAAAATTCTTGCTCAGCAAAAAGGTTTGTACGCGACCTTCATGCCGAAGCCGATCCGCGGAATTAACGGAAGCGGCATGCACGTGCATCAGAGTCTCGGATATAAAGCCAACGGCTCGAATGCTTTCTCCGATGCGGGGGACTCGCATGGTCTGTCGAAAATTGCGAAGCATTTTATCGCAGGCCAGCTCGCCCATGCACGGGGAATGTGCGTTGTCCTCGCCCCGCTCGTGAATTCGTACAAACGGCTCGTGCGGGGATTCGAGGCGCCAGTGAATATTTGCTGGGGGCGGATCAATCGCTCCGCGCTGATTCGTATTCCTCGGGCACACACGCCGAGTTCCACGCGAATCGAATTGCGGTGCCCCGACCCAAGCTGCAATCCGTATTTGGCGTTCGCCGTTATGCTGGCGGCCGGGCTCGACGGGATCAGGAGAGAACTTCCTATACCCGAAGCGACCGAGGAAAATGTTTACATTGCTCCGAGTTCCCAAAGCGGAACGCCCTTCAGCATTCTCCCGAGTTCCCTGGATGAAGCGGTCTCCGAATTGGAAGATGACATGGTCATTCGCGAAGCACTCGGTGCTCATGTGTACGAACGCTTCGTCAGCGCGAAGCGGTTGGAATGGGAAGACTATCGTATTGAAGTCACTCCATGGGAATTGGATAAATATCTTCCGATCTATTAGGCGACCATCCCTGCCGAAAATTTCCTTCCTTGTAATTTCATTTCATCTTTTTTGAACCGGCGGTACGGAAAAGGCCGTCTGCATCTATGACGGTCTCTGAAGGCGCCTATTTTTCGGCCCCTCCCGAGAATTATTTTTTAAAAAGGCCTTGACAAAGGCGCGTAGGAACTTTATATTAGTAAAGTCTTAATCAAAAATTATTAATTAAAATAAAGCATTATTAGGATTCTGCAAAAGATAATGCCATCCGGGTTCTGAAGACTTTAACAATGATCAAGAGGGAGGCTTAAATTGTTCTGCCTCCGGCCGCAGGAACCCGCCCGGAATTCTTGCGGTTGCGGATTTGGATGATGGAGAACGCAAGCTTCATTCCCGGCAAAATACTTCGATCGCTGGTCTAGCTTGACGGTAGTTTGGGGGGGATTCCCGGATCGAGCCGCGGGGCATTTTTCTACCCTTCATGCTCGCCCTTCTTTTGACTGCGTCGGCGATCATGATCGGTTACGGAGCTATTCGGCGGATGGTCTCTGCGGGTTTTGTTCTAGGGTTCGTTTTGGCGATCTTGGAGGAATTTCGCCAAAGGTCGGCTCTTCGTTTATGAGTAGGGAACTGGAATCGCACAGGAGATGCCGGTAAAATGTGAACCCCCAAAAATCTCTTGACAAAACGGCGAGCATTCCTTATATTCGTCAAGTATTTCTCAAAAAAAGTTAAATAATTAAGCACAATAACCGTACTTGACGAATTATCGCTAATATCCCCATGATTTTAGACGACATTGACGTTACGATTCTCGAAATACTGCAGAAAGAGGGGCGGACAAGAAGGAACGAGCTTGCGGAGCTTGTAGGTCTCTCATTGCCGGCGGCAAGCGAAAGGCTGCGTAAACTGGAAGAGGCCGGGGTTATCACCGGCTATCACGCAAAGCTGGACCATAAGCTGCTGGGGAAAGACATCACCGCGTTCGTTCTTGTGACAATGGATTCGTCCAAACATTTCGCCGCATTTGTGGAGCATGTGAATGCGACAGACGACATTCTTGAATGCCACGGAATAACCGGCGAAGGTACCCACTTGCTGAAGGTAAGGACCGAGAATACTGAAAGCCTGGAAAGGCTTCTCGGGAAAGTTCAATCATGGCTCGGCGTCACTAAGACGGCGACGAGCATGGTGCTTTCATCCTCAAAAGAAACCACGCGGATAAAAGTGCACAAGACAAAAACGACCTAATCACAAACTCTTTTCATCAATCATCAAGAGGAACACTATGGCCAAAAAAGAAGGTGGCACTGCAGTCGACAGTGTATTTAAGCTGATCAAAGAAAAAGGCGTGAAAATGGTGGACTTTAAGTTCATCGATTTTCCAGGCCAGTGGCAGCATTTTACTGTTCCCATCTACGAGCTTTCGGAAGAAACGTTTGAAAGCGGGCTGGGCTTTGACGGCTCAAGCATCCGTGGATGGAAAGCGATCCATGAGAGCGACATGTTGATCGTCCCCGATGCTTCGACGGTGATCATTGATCCGTTCTGCGAGATTCCGACGCTGAGTCTGGTCTGCAATGTGTACGACCCGCTCACAAAGCAGAAATACGACCGCGACCCCAGAAACATTGCGCTCAAAGCCGAAGCGTACCTGAAACAGACTGGCATTGCCGACACTGCGTTCTTTGGCCCGGAGGCGGAGTTTTTCATCCTCGATGATGTTCGCTACGATTCGAACGAATATTCGAGCTACTATTTCCTTGATTCGGACGAAGGAAAATGGAATTCCGGCCGCGCTGAAAACCCGAACTTGGGTTACAAGATCCGCCACAAGGAAGGGTACTTCCCGGTTCCTCCGGCGGATTCGATCATGAATCTCCGGAATGAAATGACGCAGAATCTTATCAACGCCGGACTCCACGTTGAAGCGCAGCATCACGAGGTTGCGACGGCAGGACAATCGGAAATCGATTTGCGCTATTCGCCGCTCGTCAGCGCAGCGGACGGGCTCCTGCTTTTCAAATACATCATCAAGAACACTGCAAAGAAACACAACAAGACCGTCACGTACATGCCGAAGCCGATCTTCGGCGACAACGGATCGGGCATGCACGTTCACCAGAGCTTGTGGAAAGCGGGCAAGCCCCTCTTCTTTGGAAACGGGTACGCGAATCTCAGCGATATGGCGCTTCATTACATTGCGGGCCTGCTGAAGCACGCCCCAGCGCTTTGCGCTTTGACCAATCCGACGACGAACTCTTACAAACGGCTCGTTCCCGGATTTGAGGCGCCGGTGAATCTTGCATACTCGCAGCGCAACAGAAGCGCCTCGGTCCGTATTCCTGCGTATTCACAAAGCCCGAAAGCGAAGCGTGTCGAATACCGTACGCCCGACGCATCAT is a genomic window of Bacteroidota bacterium containing:
- a CDS encoding protein phosphatase 2C domain-containing protein, with protein sequence MTDSEIVEIESYSYTHMGNVREDNQDAVRLCDPVDNLTFTDGHLYGIADGMGGYAHGGVASALALETFFETFYAANGVPPSQKLRVGVQNANLSVYQTAQRLGAGRMGTTLTAVNIVGNKLHIAHIGDSRAYLIREQKSKCLTNDHTRVGELVRMKVLSPEKVRTHSQRSMLDKCLGMELFVQPDIFQVQAKPGDIIVLCSDGVWATIQDDEFADIISQSKDREHICKKIVDLAMERGSDDNLSMILLYLHRLAPSKAEDEKSSFWTLPQAIRRLFK
- a CDS encoding serine/threonine-protein kinase produces the protein MARISMLQIGDQFDHFQIQAHIAQGGMSDIYRAFDLLTSKEVVLKIPDKMSIGDPAQYERFQRELEVMRTLQHPAILKGLGSGRFNSTPYLVTELIEGESMRSLVARAAPMPPAEAVGLIRKIADGIAHCHDNQIIHRDIKPENILITAAGQPVVLDFGLALTKKSFRVTYANLSSTAGTPDYMAPEQIEGQRGDVRTDIYAVGTMLFELLTGRTPYSGDSNLAVMAQHLSGNIPRLDKIQSGISPQLAAVVAKSLQREPKDRYSDMHQFVHDLDNLEQVDISILDRVKAPSRTRAFLRSPVARTIVSTVILIGVIVILAFVLKSMH
- the glnA gene encoding type I glutamate--ammonia ligase, encoding MPPSANDNAIDRVLAVAKERDVRFVDLQFTDVAGSVKNITVPISELPSALNHGIWFDGSSIEGFARIAESDMYLIPDPSTFAVLPWLSGTETTARLICNVHTPDGNQFLGDPRAVLSRVLDEANKMGFVYHTGPELEFFLLKPNPDGSVIPPRPQDSASYFDQPTDMVATGLWRQMSSMLSAFGIETEAMHHEVSTGQHEIDFRYSHALKTADNAVTFRAMLKILAQQKGLYATFMPKPIRGINGSGMHVHQSLGYKANGSNAFSDAGDSHGLSKIAKHFIAGQLAHARGMCVVLAPLVNSYKRLVRGFEAPVNICWGRINRSALIRIPRAHTPSSTRIELRCPDPSCNPYLAFAVMLAAGLDGIRRELPIPEATEENVYIAPSSQSGTPFSILPSSLDEAVSELEDDMVIREALGAHVYERFVSAKRLEWEDYRIEVTPWELDKYLPIY
- a CDS encoding Lrp/AsnC family transcriptional regulator, encoding MILDDIDVTILEILQKEGRTRRNELAELVGLSLPAASERLRKLEEAGVITGYHAKLDHKLLGKDITAFVLVTMDSSKHFAAFVEHVNATDDILECHGITGEGTHLLKVRTENTESLERLLGKVQSWLGVTKTATSMVLSSSKETTRIKVHKTKTT
- the glnA gene encoding type I glutamate--ammonia ligase — translated: MAKKEGGTAVDSVFKLIKEKGVKMVDFKFIDFPGQWQHFTVPIYELSEETFESGLGFDGSSIRGWKAIHESDMLIVPDASTVIIDPFCEIPTLSLVCNVYDPLTKQKYDRDPRNIALKAEAYLKQTGIADTAFFGPEAEFFILDDVRYDSNEYSSYYFLDSDEGKWNSGRAENPNLGYKIRHKEGYFPVPPADSIMNLRNEMTQNLINAGLHVEAQHHEVATAGQSEIDLRYSPLVSAADGLLLFKYIIKNTAKKHNKTVTYMPKPIFGDNGSGMHVHQSLWKAGKPLFFGNGYANLSDMALHYIAGLLKHAPALCALTNPTTNSYKRLVPGFEAPVNLAYSQRNRSASVRIPAYSQSPKAKRVEYRTPDASCNPYLAFSAMMMAGLDGILNKLDPGDPLDKDIYDLSPEELKNIPSAPGSLEAALHALERDHDFLLKGDVFTEDVIDAWIDYKMTKEVKPMALRPHPYEFHLYYDV